ACCGGGCACGCCGCACGGACCGTCCCGCACTTCACCGACGATCACGGGGCCGCGATTCCGCGACCCTCGAAATGATCATCGGAACGCCCGGCGGCACGGCGAATTCGTCCGCCGCCACTGACGGAGACGGTGCGCGCCGTAACCGCCGGGCGCCGCGTCCGCGCATTTCCCGGCGGCCCATACGGCGCACCCGGACGCCGCGTCCGGACCGGCCGTCCCGCGGGCGCACTCCCGACGCGCGCCCGCGGACGGCCGCGTCAGGAGGCGTCCGGGAGCTGCCGTTCGACGCTCACCGCGAACTCGGCCCACCGCTGCGCGCAGTCGCGGGCGAGCTGCGCGACGACCGCGCCGCAGTGCGTCGGGACGCCGTCGATGAGCGCCTCCCACTCGCCCGGCTTCACGGTGTGCAGGCTGAGCAGCATGAGCAGCCTGCGGCCGGTCTCGCTGAGGCGCAGCGCCGGGTCGGTCCGCAGCCGCTGCACCGCCGCGCCCTGGTCCGCGCTCCAGCGCGGCGGGACGGCCGCGGCGCGGCCCGCGCGCAGGGTCAGCGGCACCGCGGCGGGGGCGGGCGCGGAGTCCCGGGCCGCCGCGGGCCGCCCGGTGGCCAGCGGGTCCTCGCCCCGGTGCAGCCGGTTGCGCACGTCCCGGACGGTCTCCGGGGAGATGCCCACCGCGCGGGCCACCTGCCGCAGCGACATGTCCGGGTTGCTGCTGATCAGCTCGGACGCCCGCCGCCGCCGCTCCGCCCCGTCGACCGGGCGGGACCGGCCGTCCTGCCCGACCCGGACCGCGGCGGGCGCGCCCCCGGCCCGCCGCCGGATCTCGGCCACGGTGCCCGGGGCCATGCCGGTCACCGACGCGATCATCCGGTCGGACCACTGCGGATGGGACGCGATGATGCGTTCGGCCGCCCGCTTGCGGTCGGCCATCGGGAGCGGCAGCCCGTGGGCGACGTTCGCCCGGACCGCCAGCACGAACGCGTCGTCCCCGTCCCCCTGGAAGAGACGCGCCGTGATCGTCGTCGCGCCGCGCAGCGCGGCGGCCCGCACCCGGTGCCGGCCGTCGATCACCGCCATCGTCGGCCGGTGCACGATGATCGGCGGCAGTTCCTCCCGTACCGCCGCCAGCCGCTCGACGTGCTCGGCGTCGATCCCGCCGCGCCGCGCCGACTCCGACGTCTTCAGCGCGGTCAGCTCCAGTCTGACCACCGGCAGGTCCTCGACCCGCCCAAGTTCGGTATTCAATGGCACCCCCTGGTTCACCATTACCGTCGCGCGCCGAAGGAGTGGTCCAAAATCGAATCGCTTGAATTACCGGCGGACCCGGACCATTGAACCGTTTCAGTCGAAGATCGGCCTAATGGCGAGCCGCAGTACCGCTCCCTCGAAGACTCGCCAACGATAGCCAGCCGCATGCGGGCCGTTGCACCCCTACACGCCCCCTATTCGACACCCCTGCTCCCCTACCGGGCGAGGAAGACCCGGTCCGCGCGACCGGCCGGTCACCGACCACGGTGATCAAGGAAAGTGGTGCGGCATTCTATATCCGGGGTCCCAAGAATTCCATCCGTGTTTTCCCGGCCTTTTCTTCGCGCCGCCGCGCCCGGCCGGACGGCCCATCACCGGGTGCGGGCGTCCTGGGCGGCCTTGGCGGCCTTGACCCGGCGGAAACTCCATACCAGGAGCCCGATGAGGATGAAGCCGGAAAGGATCAGGCCCGAGCCCGTGCTCCATCCGCTGAACGGGAGCGCGTCAATGAGGCCCCACGCCACGCCGGCGCCGAAAAGCGCGAGCACCGTGAGGATCGACCCCGCGAGGCGCCACGGGGACGACACGCTCTCCTCGGCGCCCCGCATCGCCGCGTTCTGCACGGGCTCGACGTAGCGCTCGACCATCGGGAACTCACGGGCGAGCACGACCAGCCCCGCGAGCACGAGCAGCAGGCCGGGGCCCGGCAGGACGAGCAACGCGACGCCCGTCAGCGCCAGCAGGGCGCCGACGACGAGCGTCACGCCACGCCGCACGTGTCTGGCCATGCTCGGTCCTCCGTCCGGCCTCCGGCGGGGCACCTCCCCGCACAGGTCACGCTATGTGACCCGCGCCCCGCCCGGCACCCCGGGCACCCTCTGCCGTCAGCGGGCTCCGAGCCGGCCTCGAGGAGGGGAGGCGACCATGCGACCGGGACCAGCCGTTCCCCACTCAACTCCCGGAGGTCCGAGATGGCGCGACGACGACCGGGCCGCGGGCTCCTGCGCAAGCTGGCACGCCACTTCTACGAGGGGCTGGTCATCGTGGGCCGCAACACGTGGTTCGTCTGCGAGACCCCCCGCGAGGACACCGCGGACGCCCGCTCCCGGGACGGGTCCGGGAACGCGCTCACGCCGGCGGAACGGGAGGAGTTCGAGCGGCTGGTCCGGCAGGCCCTGTCCTGAGCACCCTCACCCTGGAGAGACGATGCACTCACCCAGCCGTCTGACCCCGGCCCTGCTCCTCGCCGGCGCCCTGGTGACCTTCGCGCCGGCCCAGTCCGCCTCCGCAGCGCCGCGCCCGGCCACCGATCCGCTCTGCCCGTTCACCGACACGCTCTGCCTGTTCGAGGGCGAGAACTTCACCGGGGAACGGTTCACCGTCAAGGCCCTGGACTCCGAGCAGGGCGCCTGCGTCGACCTGGTCGACCACGGCTGGGGCGGCCGGGCGCGTTCGGCCGTCAACACCGACGACCGGAACGCGGCCATGTTCCCCAACGCCGACTGCACCGGCCATCCGGCGCCGATCGCCCCCGGCCGCACCCCGGACTTCTCCGGCTGGTTCACGCCCGGCAGCGTGTTCGTCCACTGACCCCGCCCGCGGGGAGCCCGGCGAGGCGGCGCGATCACGACGGCGGGACCTGCCCGGCGTCCGGGATCGGCGCCCCGGCCTCGCCGGGCTCCGGCGCGGCGAACCACTCCACCGTCCTGAGCAGCCCCTCGGCCAGCGGGACCCGCGGCTCCCAGCCCAGCACCGCGCGGGCGAGCGAGGTGTCGGGACGCCGCACCTGCGGATCGTCGGCCATCCGCGGCACGTTCTCGATCACCGAGCCGGAGCCGATCAGGTCCCGGATCAGCTCGGCCAGCTCCACCATCGAGATCTCGTGCGTGGACCCGAGATTGCACGGGCCGGCGTGCGCGGAGCGCATCATCCGCAGCACGCCCTCGACCATGTCGTCGATGTAGCACAGCGACCGCGTCTGCCGCCCGTCCCCCGCCAGCGTCAGCGGCACGCCGCGCAACGCCTGGTTGATGAAGGCGGGGATGACCCTGCCGTCCCCCCGGCGCATGCGCGGGCCATAGGTGTTGAACAGCCGCACGATCCCCGTCCGGACGCCGTAGGTGGTGCGGTAGGCGGTCGTGAGCGCCTCCCCGAACCGCTTGGCCTCGTCGTAGACGCTGCGGGGCCCCACCGGGTTGACGTTGCCCCAGTACGACTCGGGCTGCGGGTGGACCAGCGCGTCGCCGTAGACCTCCGACGTCGAGGCCAGCAGGAAACGGGCTCCGTGCGCGCGGGCCACGTCGAGCATGCGCCGGGTGCCGGCGGAGCCCACCATGAGCGTCTCGATCGGCAGCCGGAGATAGTCGACCGGGCTCGCGGGCGACGCGAAATGCAGCACCGCGGCGAGGTCACCGCCGGGGTCCTCGCACTCGGCGGCGTCGCACTCCACGAACCTGAAGCGCCCGGTGTCGGTCAGCCGGGCGACGTTCTCCGCCCGGCCGGTCGAGAGGTCGTCGACGCAGACCACCTCGAACCCGTCCGCGAGCAGCCGCTCGCACAAGTGCGACCCGACGAAGCCCGCCCCGCCCGTGACCATCACTTTTTCCGCCATCACATGCCTTCCGAAGGTGCGAAGTCCGCATCGCAGAGACTCCCAACCGCCTCTCGAAGGCCGCTCCAAGACACCTAGAGCATTGATTCGTCCGCTCATGCAACCTCCGGGCGCCCCGGCCCTGTCCTTCACACATGAGCGACACGACGTCCGGCTGCGGCCCCGCGCCGGCCCCCCGCGCGCACGGCGCACCCGAGTTGTCCGTGGTGATCCCGGCCTACAACGAGGAGCGGCGGCTGGGCTCCACGCTCGACCGGGTCGGGCGGTACCTGCGCGCGTCGGCGCTGGAGTGGGAGCTCATCGTCGTCGACGACGGGTCGACCGACGGGACGGCCGGGCTGGTGCGGACGGCGAGCAGCGGCGACCGCCGGATCCGCCTCGTCCGCTCGCGGGCGAACCGCGGCAAGGGCCACGCCGTGCGCACGGGGGTGCTCGTCTCGCGCGGCCGGCAGGTGCTGTTCTCCGACGCCGACCTGTCGACGCCCATCGAGGACCTGGCCCCGCTGCGCGCCGCCCTCCGCGCGGGCGCCGACTGCGCGATCGGGTCGCGCGCGCACAACGCGTCCGACGTCCTGCGGGAGCAGAACGCGGTCCGCAGGGTCCTCGGCCAGGCGGGCAACCGGCTGGTCCGCGCACTGGCGACACCGGGCATCGCCGACACCCAGTGCGGGTTCAAGCTCTTCGACGGCGCCAAGGCCCGCCGGGCCTTCGGCCTCGCCGTGATCGACGGCTGGGGCTTCGACGTCGAGATCCTGTACCTCTTCGCACGGTTCGGCTGGACGGTCGAGGAGATGCCGGTCCGCTGGGCGCACCGGCCCGGGTCCAAGCTGCGGCCGAGCGCCTACCTGAGGGTGCTCTACGACCTGGGCCGCCTCCGGCACGAGCACGGCCGCCGGAGTGCCGCGTCACCCGCACGCCGCTCCGGGCTCGCCGACGCGCGGGCCAGGATTTTCACCGGGCCCCCCGCGCCGCCGCCGCCCTCCGCGGCACCGGCCGCCGGCGCCGTGCCGGCCGGAGAGAGCCGATGAACGAGACGTCGGCCGCCGAGTCCGCGGGCGACGAGACCGCGGACCGTCCGGTCCCCTCGAAGGACCACGCCCCGCCGTCGGGAGGGGACGCGCGGCGGGGGCGGGTGCGGATCCGCGCGGCCGCCGCGGGTCGCCGGCACGCCACCGACCTTCTGGTCGCCGGCGGCTTCCTGCTGGCGTCCGTTCTGGTGTTCGGACGGCTGTGGGCCGACCCGGGCCGCCGCTACCTCGTCAACGGCGGGCAGGACCAGTACCAGTGGGAGTGGTTCTTCGCCGTGACGGCCCGGGCCGTCGCCCACCTGGACAACCCGCTCTTCACCGATCTGCAGAACGCCCCGCTCGGCGTGAACCTCATGGCCAACACGGTGATGCTGGGCCTGTCGATCCCGCTCACCCCCGTCACGCTGGTGTTCGGCCCGAGCGTGACATGGGCGCTCGTCCTCACCGGAGGACTGGCCGCGACCGGGTTCGCGTGGTACCTCCTCCTCCGCCACCGGCTGCGGCGCTCGCCGGCCGCCGCCGGGCTCGGCGGCGCGCTGTGCGCGTTCGCCCCGTCGGTGATCTCGCACGCGAACGCGCACCCCAACTTCGTCGTGCTGTTCGTCCTCCCCCTGATCGTCGATCGGCTCGTCGTCCTGTGGCACAGGGCGCGGCCGATCCGCAACGGTGTGCTCCTCGGCCTGCTCGCCACGTACCAGATCTTCCTCGGCGAGGAGGCGCTGCTGCTCGCCGCGACCGGGCTGGTGACGTTCGGGCTCGCGTACGCGGCGGCCCGGCCGGACCGCGTCCGCGCGGCGGCCCGCCCGCTGCTGACCGGGCTCGGCGTCGCCGCCGCGCTGACGCTCGCGGTGGCCGCCTATCCGCTGCTCTGGCAGTTCGCCGGGCCGCAGAGCTACCGGGAGCTGCTGCACGGCCCGTCCGGCAACGACCTGATGGCGATCCCGGCGTTCGCCGAACGGTCCCTGGCCGGCCCGACCGTGGTGGGGCCCGTCGGCGTGAGCACCACCGAGCAGAACGCCTTCTTCGGGTGGCCGCTGGTCGTGCTCACCATCGCGCTCGTGATCTGGATGCGCCGGCAGGCGACGGCGACGGCCCTCGGCGTCGTCATCGTGGTGGCCGCCGTGTTCTCGCTCGGCCCGGAGATCATCGTGCGCGGCGAGGAGACGGGGATCAACGGTCCGTGGCTGCTGATGTCCCGGCTCCCGCTGTACGAGTCCGTGCTCGAGTCGCGGCTGGCCATGATCTGCGTGCCGCCCATCGCGGTCCTGATCGCCATGGCCACCGACCAGATCCTGGGAGTGGCGAGGGCGGCACCGTGGCGCGCGGCGCCGCTGCGGATGGTCTGGGCGATCGTGCTCGTCCAGGCGCTGCTGCCCATCGCCCCGCGGCCGCTGCTCGCCGAGGACCGTCCCGTGACGCCGGATTTCTTCACCGCGGGGCACTGGCGGGAGTACGTGGAGGCGGGCGGTTCGATCGTCACGGTGCCGCCGCCGAACGCGGCGCAGGCGCTCCCGCTGCAATGGCAGATCGACGCGGGCCTGGGGTTCTCGCTCGCGGAGGGGTACTTCGTCGGCCCGTACGGTCCCGACCGTACCGGAGTCTACGGCGCGGTCCCGCGGCCGACGGCGTCACTGTTGAGGGACGTGGCGCGCTCGGGCCGGGTCCCGCCGCTCACCGGGACCGAGCGCACCACCGCCCGCGCGGACCTCGAGTTCTGGGGAGCGGACGCGGTGGTGCTGGGGCCGCATCCCCGGCGGGCCGCGTTGCGGATCACGGTCGACGGGTTGCTGGGACCGGGCCGGGAGGTCGGCGGCGTCCGGGTGTGGGATGTACGTCACATCACGCCAATATCACCTGAACAGAACGGCTCCGGCTGAAAAATGGACGATGAAGTCAGTACGCGACCTTTGCAAGGTGCACTCCGTCCAGTATTAAGGGTGCAGAGCACCGGAGAGGCGGCTGATGCAGGCAGCGGACGAAGAAGAATATGTCGCATACGTTACCGCGAACCTGCCTCGCCTCCGGCGGATCGCGCATTACCTTTGCAAAGACGCGCACCGGGCCGACGATCTGGTCCAGATGACTCTGACCCGTCTTTACATCCACTGGATACGCGCCCGGCGTGCGAGCAGCCCGGACCGCTACGTCGAAAGGATGCTCGTCAGATGTTTCTTCAACGACCAGCAGCTCGGCTGGTGGTCCCGGGTGCGGCTGACGGGAGCCCCCCGGGAGACGCCCGGCCTGCCGCCCGCACCGCCGGAGGCCGCCACGGAGATGCGGATGGTCGTCCACGAAGCGCTCTCGCGGGTGCCCCCGAAGCAACGTGCCGTGCTGGTGCTGCGATTCTTGTGCGACCTGTCCGTCGCCGAGGTCGCCGACGTCCTGCACTGCTCCACGGGTAACGTCAAAAGCCAGACCTCCCGGGGCCTGGCCGCGCTGCGTGAACTGCTGGGCGAGCAGACGCTCGTTCTTCTGCGGAGGGAGTGAGCCGGTGGACCACGACGACGAGGACGCCCGACGGCTCCTTTCGGCCCTCCGGGACGCCGAACCGGAATCCACGACCGCGATCGACGTCGCGGACGCCATGCGGGTCGGCCGCCGCCGCGCGCGCGGCCGCCGGTTCGCGAGCGGCGTGACGGTCGCGGGCGTGGTCGCCGTGGTCGCCATCGTCTCCACGCTGCTCGGCAGGACGATGCCGCCCGAGGAGACACCGCCGGCGGCGCCGCCCAACCAGTTCGGGGTGACCCACCAGTTCTTCCGGGTCGGGTCGGCCGGCGGGTTCACCCCCGAGTCCTACGAGACCGGACGCTACCGGCAGCGTGCGCACCTGCGGCTCGCCGACCAGGACGGCCCCCGCCGCGCCGACGGGCTGGTCACGATGTTCCCGCGGGACCGGCTGGTCGACCGCGACGGCCGCCCGTGGGCCCCGGACGGGGCGCGGGCTCCGGACGTCAACGGGCACCGCGCGTTCTGGCTGGACACCCCGGTGATCCGTGCCGGCGCGATCGAGGTGGCGTGGG
The nucleotide sequence above comes from Actinomadura algeriensis. Encoded proteins:
- a CDS encoding ParB/RepB/Spo0J family partition protein, giving the protein MNTELGRVEDLPVVRLELTALKTSESARRGGIDAEHVERLAAVREELPPIIVHRPTMAVIDGRHRVRAAALRGATTITARLFQGDGDDAFVLAVRANVAHGLPLPMADRKRAAERIIASHPQWSDRMIASVTGMAPGTVAEIRRRAGGAPAAVRVGQDGRSRPVDGAERRRRASELISSNPDMSLRQVARAVGISPETVRDVRNRLHRGEDPLATGRPAAARDSAPAPAAVPLTLRAGRAAAVPPRWSADQGAAVQRLRTDPALRLSETGRRLLMLLSLHTVKPGEWEALIDGVPTHCGAVVAQLARDCAQRWAEFAVSVERQLPDAS
- a CDS encoding PGPGW domain-containing protein, whose product is MARHVRRGVTLVVGALLALTGVALLVLPGPGLLLVLAGLVVLAREFPMVERYVEPVQNAAMRGAEESVSSPWRLAGSILTVLALFGAGVAWGLIDALPFSGWSTGSGLILSGFILIGLLVWSFRRVKAAKAAQDARTR
- a CDS encoding peptidase inhibitor family I36 protein, giving the protein MHSPSRLTPALLLAGALVTFAPAQSASAAPRPATDPLCPFTDTLCLFEGENFTGERFTVKALDSEQGACVDLVDHGWGGRARSAVNTDDRNAAMFPNADCTGHPAPIAPGRTPDFSGWFTPGSVFVH
- a CDS encoding UDP-glucuronic acid decarboxylase family protein gives rise to the protein MAEKVMVTGGAGFVGSHLCERLLADGFEVVCVDDLSTGRAENVARLTDTGRFRFVECDAAECEDPGGDLAAVLHFASPASPVDYLRLPIETLMVGSAGTRRMLDVARAHGARFLLASTSEVYGDALVHPQPESYWGNVNPVGPRSVYDEAKRFGEALTTAYRTTYGVRTGIVRLFNTYGPRMRRGDGRVIPAFINQALRGVPLTLAGDGRQTRSLCYIDDMVEGVLRMMRSAHAGPCNLGSTHEISMVELAELIRDLIGSGSVIENVPRMADDPQVRRPDTSLARAVLGWEPRVPLAEGLLRTVEWFAAPEPGEAGAPIPDAGQVPPS
- a CDS encoding dolichyl-phosphate beta-glucosyltransferase is translated as MSDTTSGCGPAPAPRAHGAPELSVVIPAYNEERRLGSTLDRVGRYLRASALEWELIVVDDGSTDGTAGLVRTASSGDRRIRLVRSRANRGKGHAVRTGVLVSRGRQVLFSDADLSTPIEDLAPLRAALRAGADCAIGSRAHNASDVLREQNAVRRVLGQAGNRLVRALATPGIADTQCGFKLFDGAKARRAFGLAVIDGWGFDVEILYLFARFGWTVEEMPVRWAHRPGSKLRPSAYLRVLYDLGRLRHEHGRRSAASPARRSGLADARARIFTGPPAPPPPSAAPAAGAVPAGESR
- a CDS encoding glycosyl transferase, with product MNETSAAESAGDETADRPVPSKDHAPPSGGDARRGRVRIRAAAAGRRHATDLLVAGGFLLASVLVFGRLWADPGRRYLVNGGQDQYQWEWFFAVTARAVAHLDNPLFTDLQNAPLGVNLMANTVMLGLSIPLTPVTLVFGPSVTWALVLTGGLAATGFAWYLLLRHRLRRSPAAAGLGGALCAFAPSVISHANAHPNFVVLFVLPLIVDRLVVLWHRARPIRNGVLLGLLATYQIFLGEEALLLAATGLVTFGLAYAAARPDRVRAAARPLLTGLGVAAALTLAVAAYPLLWQFAGPQSYRELLHGPSGNDLMAIPAFAERSLAGPTVVGPVGVSTTEQNAFFGWPLVVLTIALVIWMRRQATATALGVVIVVAAVFSLGPEIIVRGEETGINGPWLLMSRLPLYESVLESRLAMICVPPIAVLIAMATDQILGVARAAPWRAAPLRMVWAIVLVQALLPIAPRPLLAEDRPVTPDFFTAGHWREYVEAGGSIVTVPPPNAAQALPLQWQIDAGLGFSLAEGYFVGPYGPDRTGVYGAVPRPTASLLRDVARSGRVPPLTGTERTTARADLEFWGADAVVLGPHPRRAALRITVDGLLGPGREVGGVRVWDVRHITPISPEQNGSG
- a CDS encoding SigE family RNA polymerase sigma factor; the protein is MQAADEEEYVAYVTANLPRLRRIAHYLCKDAHRADDLVQMTLTRLYIHWIRARRASSPDRYVERMLVRCFFNDQQLGWWSRVRLTGAPRETPGLPPAPPEAATEMRMVVHEALSRVPPKQRAVLVLRFLCDLSVAEVADVLHCSTGNVKSQTSRGLAALRELLGEQTLVLLRRE